In Topomyia yanbarensis strain Yona2022 chromosome 2, ASM3024719v1, whole genome shotgun sequence, one DNA window encodes the following:
- the LOC131686227 gene encoding dual specificity tyrosine-phosphorylation-regulated kinase 2, producing MTSITFKTTTTTGGDANGCIAAAASSSSSAVAAVSLMSDKSITMTPSQLASATTAAAVAASNLLSTAAVNNPSSALFAAAAAAAAQHQQQNNNYQSNSSSSSLYNNDSNSNNKVQTSDKLSSSSSSGVGSGASVTGEEYERAKYKTPQEVMMLYMDKLTQYEHHEIYQYPKIYFIGANAKKRRGISNSEYDNEQGSYIHIAHDHIAYRYEVLKIIGKGSFGQVVKAYDHKNHQHVALKMVRNEKRFHRQAQEEIRILKHLRSQDRMNSMNIIHMYDYFVFRNHMCITFELLYINLYELIKKNKFQGFSIQLVRKFAHSLLKCLDALYKNKIIHCDMKPENVLLKQQGRSGIKVIDFGSSCFEHQRVYTYIQSRFYRAPEVILGAKYDMAIDMWSLGCILAELSTGFALLPGEDEADQLACIIELIGMPPKKMLENSKRAKNFISAKGYPRYCNVKTLDDGTTMLTGGFSRRGKLRGPPGSRNLVKALNNCEDPLFLNFIERCLRWDPALRMTPETALNHFWFRRLLPPSPNVATITTTNSPSTSSNCQNSHMNKVLNIAYAYADQQASSLVTTSTCNSLVASHHGNSSSLQSLQSASLTSSAISIPAVSGSVGAIGGIGIMGAGGTLGRSAATTIIDIPYNPNDKKRLLNSSPQAVSSLTSNPGLASTSFSEYVVVIE from the exons ATGACTAGTATAACGTTTAAAACGACAACGACGACCGGAGGGGATGCAAATGGTTGTATCGCGGCAGCGGCATCGTCTTCCTCATCAGCGGTGGCTGCAGTATCGCTCATGTCGGATAAATCAATCACGATGACCCCATCGCAGTTAGCCTCGGCTACGACGGCAGCTGCAGTGGCCGCCTCGAATCTGCTCTCAACGGCAGCAGTCAACAATCCGTCGAGTGCCCTGTTTGCAGCAGCTGCTGCTGCGGCAGCTCAACACCAGCAGCAGAACAACAACTACCAGAGCAATAGCAGTAGTAGTAGCCTATATAATAACGATAGCAATAGCAATAACAAAGTGCAGACTAGTGACAAACTCAGCAGTAGTAGCAGCAGCGGTGTTGGGAGTGGTGCCAGTGTTACGGGGGAAGAATACGAAAGGGCCAAGTACAAGACTCCCCAGGAGGTGATGATGCTGTACATGGATAAACTGACCCAATACGAACATCACGAGATTTATCAGTACCCGAAAATCTACTTTATCGGAGCAAACGCAAAAAAGCGACGAGGGATCAGTAATTCCGAGTACGACAACGAGCAGGGTTCATACATACACATCGCTCATGACCATATCGCGTATAGGTATGAGGTGTTGAAAATTATCGGCAAAGGAAGCTTTGGTCAGGTGGTAAAAGCATACGATCATAAAAATCATCAGCATGTAGCACTAAAAATGGTACGGAACGAGAAGCGGTTCCATCGACAAGCGCAAGAAGAGATCCGCATTCTGAAGCATCTTCGGTCGCAGGATAGGATGAACTCCATGAACATAATTCACATGTACGATTATTTCGTTTTTCGTAACCACATGTGTATTACGTTCGAACTGCTGTACATCAACCTGTACGAActtataaagaaaaataaattccaGGGCTTTAGCATCCAGTTGGTTCGAAAATTTGCTCATTCCCTGCTAAAGTGTTTGGATGCACTCTATAAAAATAAGATTATACATTGTGATATGAAACCGGAGAACGTGCTGCTGAAGCAGCAAGGGCGTTCCGGTATCAAAGTGATCGATTTCGGCTCGTCTTGTTTCGAGCATCAACGGGTATACACCTACATCCAGTCGAGGTTCTACCGAGCGCCGGAAGTGATTCTGGGTGCAAAATATGACATGGCCATCGACATGTGGTCGTTAGGCTGTATCCTAGCAGAACTATCCACCGGATTCGCACTTCTTCCCGGGGAGGACGAAGCGGATCAGTTAGCATGTATTATAGAACTGATCGGTATGCCGCCgaaaaaaatgctcgaaaattcgaaacgggcgaaaaattttatttcggcTAAAGGTTATCCACGGTATTGTAATGTGAAGACATTGGATGATGGCACCACCATGCTAACGGGTGGTTTTTCCCGACGGGGAAAACTGAGAGGACCACCCGGATCTCGTAATTTGGTGAAAGCACTGAACAATTGTGAGGATCCTCTGTTTCTCAATTTTATAGAGCGCTGCTTACGGTGGGATCCTGCGTTACGAATGACACCAGAAACGGCGTTGAATCACTTCTGGTTTCGAAGGTTGTTGCCGCCTTCGCCAAATGTGGCAACTATCACTACCACGAATAGCCCTTCCACCTCTAGCAACTGTCAAAATAGCCATATGAACAAGGTGCTGAATATCGCGTATGCATATGCGGATCAGCAAGCATCTTCGCTGGTGACTACTTCCACTTGCAATTCGCTGGTGGCTTCGCATCATGGAAACTCGAGCTCGCTGCAGTCGTTACAATCCGCATCGCTGACATCATCAGCGATCAGCATTCCAGCTGTTAGTGGGAGTGTGGGTGCCATCGGTGGAATCGGTATCATGGGCGCTGGGGGAACTCTTGGACGGTCGGCGGCCACCACGATCATCGATATTCCATACAATCCAAACGACAAGAAAAGACTTCTGAATAGCTCCCCACAGGCGGTGTCTTCGCTAACCTCCAATCCCGGACTGGCATCCACTTCCTTTTCAGAATATG TGGTCGTCATCGAGTGA